The following are encoded together in the Chaetodon auriga isolate fChaAug3 chromosome 6, fChaAug3.hap1, whole genome shotgun sequence genome:
- the LOC143322325 gene encoding photoreceptor-specific nuclear receptor-like isoform X1, with product MEDHMTKANMFSSDNSSDFTDQTEAENSSVPGKALGQGLLCKVCSDSSSGKHYGIYACNGCSGFFKRSVRRRLIYRCQAGTGRCPVDKAHRNQCQACRLKKCLQAGMNKDAVQNERQPRSTAHVSLDSICVDTNKEHLATTRELTSSAAYSSVICRPLVTSSVTTSATTQSCSNPNNSHRFMVSLLTAETCAKLEPEDAEENIDVTTNDSERDRTPSDCRTSPNTSSCSESIYETSARLLFMSVKWAKNLPVFAHLPFRDQVILLEEAWSEMFLLCAIQWSLPMGSCPLLSLPELSPTQQTKISLPTGDLRILEEVFNRFKALAVDPTEFACLKAIVLFKPETRSLKDPEQVENLQDQSQVLLGQHIHTVYPSQSSSPLCSCPSRFGRLLLLLPSLHFVSSEKIEQLYFHRTIGSTPMEKLLCDMFKN from the exons ATGGAGGACCACATGACCAAAGCCAACATGTTTTCCTCCGACAACTCCAGTGACTTCACAGATCAAACTGAAGCAG AAAACAGTTCGGTCCCAGGTAAAGCGCTTGGCCAAGGCCTGCTTTGTAAAGTGTGCTCTGATTCAAGCAGTGGTAAACACTACGGCATCTATGCCTGCAACGGCTGCAGCGGCTTCTTCAAGCGCAGTGTGAGACGGAGACTCATCTACAG GTGTCAGGCTGGAACTGGCAGGTGTCCTGTCGACAAGGCTCATAGGAACCAATGCCAAGCTTGTCGGCTTAAGAAGTGTCTCCAAGCTGGCATGAACAAAGACG CTGTGCAGAATGAGCGGCAGCCACGAAGCACAGCGCATGTCAGCCTAGACTCTATATGTGTGGACACGAATAAGGAGCACCTAGCCACCACACGGGAGCTCACCTCCTCTGCCGCCTACTCGTCAGTCATCTGCAGACCTCTGGTCACTTCCTCTGTCACCACCTCTGCCACCACACAGTCCTGCAGCAACCCCAATAACAGCCACCGCTTCATGGTCAGCCTGCTGACTGCAGAGACCTGTGCAAAACTGGAGCCTGAGGATG cGGAGGAGAATATTGACGTGACAACCAATGACTCAGAGAGAGATCGGACCCCCTCTGACTGCCGCACGTCCCCCAACACCTCCAGCTGTTCAGAGAGTATCTATGAGACATCGGCACGACTCCTCTTCATGTCCGTCAAGTGGGCAAAAAATTTGCCTGTTTTTGCTCACTTGCCATTTCGAGACCAG GTGATTCTCCTGGAGGAAGCTTGGAGTGAGATGTTCCTCCTGTGTGCCATCCAGTGGTCCCTCCCTATGGGCAGctgtcctcttctgtctttaCCAGAACTTTCTCCCACACAGCAGACCAAGATCAGCCTCCCCACAGGTGACCTGCGCATCCTGGAAGAGGTCTTCAATCGCTTCAAGGCCCTGGCTGTTGACCCCACTGAGTTTGCCTGCCTGAAAGCTATTGTGCTGTTCAAGCCAG AGACACGCAGCCTCAAAGACCCAGAGCAGGTGGAGAATCTTCAGGACCAGTCACAGGTGTTGCTAGGTCAACACATCCATACAGTATACCCCAGCCAAAGTTCAAG TCCTCTTTGCTCCTGTCCATCAAGGTTTGGGAGATTGTTACTTCTGCTGCCGTCCCTCCACTTCGTGAGCTCTGAGAAAATAGAGCAGCTGTACTTTCACAGGACCATTGGCAGCACACCCAtggagaagctgctgtgtgacatGTTTAAAAACTAA
- the LOC143322325 gene encoding photoreceptor-specific nuclear receptor-like isoform X2, producing the protein MEDHMTKANMFSSDNSSDFTDQTEAENSSVPGKALGQGLLCKVCSDSSSGKHYGIYACNGCSGFFKRSVRRRLIYRCQAGTGRCPVDKAHRNQCQACRLKKCLQAGMNKDAVQNERQPRSTAHVSLDSICVDTNKEHLATTRELTSSAAYSSVICRPLVTSSVTTSATTQSCSNPNNSHRFMVSLLTAETCAKLEPEDAEENIDVTTNDSERDRTPSDCRTSPNTSSCSESIYETSARLLFMSVKWAKNLPVFAHLPFRDQVILLEEAWSEMFLLCAIQWSLPMGSCPLLSLPELSPTQQTKISLPTGDLRILEEVFNRFKALAVDPTEFACLKAIVLFKPETRSLKDPEQVENLQDQSQVLLGQHIHTVYPSQSSRFGRLLLLLPSLHFVSSEKIEQLYFHRTIGSTPMEKLLCDMFKN; encoded by the exons ATGGAGGACCACATGACCAAAGCCAACATGTTTTCCTCCGACAACTCCAGTGACTTCACAGATCAAACTGAAGCAG AAAACAGTTCGGTCCCAGGTAAAGCGCTTGGCCAAGGCCTGCTTTGTAAAGTGTGCTCTGATTCAAGCAGTGGTAAACACTACGGCATCTATGCCTGCAACGGCTGCAGCGGCTTCTTCAAGCGCAGTGTGAGACGGAGACTCATCTACAG GTGTCAGGCTGGAACTGGCAGGTGTCCTGTCGACAAGGCTCATAGGAACCAATGCCAAGCTTGTCGGCTTAAGAAGTGTCTCCAAGCTGGCATGAACAAAGACG CTGTGCAGAATGAGCGGCAGCCACGAAGCACAGCGCATGTCAGCCTAGACTCTATATGTGTGGACACGAATAAGGAGCACCTAGCCACCACACGGGAGCTCACCTCCTCTGCCGCCTACTCGTCAGTCATCTGCAGACCTCTGGTCACTTCCTCTGTCACCACCTCTGCCACCACACAGTCCTGCAGCAACCCCAATAACAGCCACCGCTTCATGGTCAGCCTGCTGACTGCAGAGACCTGTGCAAAACTGGAGCCTGAGGATG cGGAGGAGAATATTGACGTGACAACCAATGACTCAGAGAGAGATCGGACCCCCTCTGACTGCCGCACGTCCCCCAACACCTCCAGCTGTTCAGAGAGTATCTATGAGACATCGGCACGACTCCTCTTCATGTCCGTCAAGTGGGCAAAAAATTTGCCTGTTTTTGCTCACTTGCCATTTCGAGACCAG GTGATTCTCCTGGAGGAAGCTTGGAGTGAGATGTTCCTCCTGTGTGCCATCCAGTGGTCCCTCCCTATGGGCAGctgtcctcttctgtctttaCCAGAACTTTCTCCCACACAGCAGACCAAGATCAGCCTCCCCACAGGTGACCTGCGCATCCTGGAAGAGGTCTTCAATCGCTTCAAGGCCCTGGCTGTTGACCCCACTGAGTTTGCCTGCCTGAAAGCTATTGTGCTGTTCAAGCCAG AGACACGCAGCCTCAAAGACCCAGAGCAGGTGGAGAATCTTCAGGACCAGTCACAGGTGTTGCTAGGTCAACACATCCATACAGTATACCCCAGCCAAAGTTCAAG GTTTGGGAGATTGTTACTTCTGCTGCCGTCCCTCCACTTCGTGAGCTCTGAGAAAATAGAGCAGCTGTACTTTCACAGGACCATTGGCAGCACACCCAtggagaagctgctgtgtgacatGTTTAAAAACTAA
- the stoml1 gene encoding stomatin-like protein 1 has product MFNKYYQPLPQRDSTSPRTPGLFVGTDGFTQRGHHRGLSFDNMPDVSGNSFTDTSQGWLSWICNLVVIFLVYICTFVTFPISGWFVLKTVPNYQRIVVFRLGRVCPPKGPGIVLVLPLIDQWQRVDLRTRAFNIPPCQVTTQDGGVLSVGADIQFRIWNPVMSVVSVQDLNASTRMTAQNTLTHSLVKKTVREIQTERVKLGEYLTMDINELTRHWGLEVDRVELTLGSLLKAPDEGPSGPLIMPPSVPGLEGLTGPIQQLAMHFLGHSGNSQHQREDSITFTDELSSAPTTPGSVEELLGGVKLLLSETLVRQVGACFQFDITSEDGQHHSYYVDLSQGSGAAGAGSLCREPDVSLSMSDSDLLAMFQGELRPFAAYTSGRLKIQGDIKTAMKLEELIKLLKK; this is encoded by the exons ATGTTTAACAAATACTATCAGCCGCTCCCGCAGAGGGACTCCACAAGTCCGAGGACTCCTGGCTTGTTTGTGGGCACTGATGGCTTTACACAGCGCGGCCACCACAGAGGACTCTCATTTGACAACATGCCCGATGTGTCTGGAAACAGCTTCACTG ATACCTCCCAAGGATGGCTGTCCTGGATTTGCAACCTTGTCGTCATCTTCCTCGTCTACATCTGCACCTTTGTAACATTTCCCATATCAGGGTGGTTTGTACTGAAA ACGGTGCCAAACTACCAGAGGATAGTAGTGTTTCGTCTGGGTCGAGTGTGTCCACCAAAGGGCCCTGGTATTGTCCTTGTGCTGCCCCTCATTGACCAGTGGCAGAGAGTTGACCTACGCACCCGTGCTTTCAACATCCCTCCTTGCCAG GTGACTACTCAGGACGGCGGTGTGTTGTCAGTCGGAGCAGACATTCAGTTCAGGATCTGGAACCCTGTCATGTCAGTAGTATCAGTCCAGGACCTGAACGCCTCAACCAGGATGACGGCACAGAATACTTTGACTCACAGCCTGGTCAAGAAGACTGTCAGGGAGATCCAAACTGAGAGAGTGAAACTGGGAGAATATCTCACG ATGGACATAAACGAGTTGACTCGGCACTGGGGGCTGGAGGTGGACAGGGTAGAGCTCACCCTGGGCTCATTACTTAAAGCACCAGATGAAGGCCCCTCTGGACCCCTCATCATGCCTCCCTCTGTGCCTGGACTGGAGGGTCTCACTGGCCCCATTCAGCAGTTGGCCATGCACTTTCTGGGCCACAGTGGCAATTCACAGCATCAACGAG AGGACAGCATCACTTTTACAGATGAGCTCAGCAGTGCCCCCACCACACCAGGTTCTGTTGAAGAGCTGCTCGGTGGCGTCAAGCTCCTGCTCTCTGAAACTTTGGTCCGCCAGGTTGGGGCCTGCTTCCAGTTTGACATCACCTCGGAAGACGGACAGCATCACAGTTACTACGTGGATTTGAGCCAAG GTAGCGGTGCAGCTGGAGCAGGGTCCTTGTGCAGAGAGCCAGATGTGTCACTGAGTATGAGTGACAGCGACCTTCTGGCCATGTTCCAGGGCGAGCTACGACCATTTGCCGCTTACACCAGTGGCAGACTTAAAATCCAGGGAGATATTAAGACTGCCATGAAGCTGGAAGAACTCATAAAGCTACTTAAAAAATAG
- the LOC143322494 gene encoding cholesterol side-chain cleavage enzyme, mitochondrial-like, with amino-acid sequence MAKWSVWRSPAMLPLCWVEVLTTSGVRCSSSIPVVRQAYSESGSIVRPFSEIPGLWKNGMANLYNFWKLDGFRNLHRIMLQNFNTFGPIYREKIGYYESVNIINPEDAAILFKAEGHYPKRLKVEAWTSYRDYRNRKYGVLLKNGEDWRSNRVILNKEVISPKVLENFVPLLEEVGEDFVARVHKKIKRSGQNKWTTDLSQELFKYALESVSSVLYGERLGLMLDYIDPDAQHFIDCITLMFKTTSPMLYIPPGLLRQIGAKVWRDHVQAWDGIFNQADRCIHNIYRQLRQETGTPKKYPGVLASLLMLDKLSIEDIKASITELMAGGVDTTSITLLWTLYELARHPNLQEELRAEVAAARAESQGDMLEMLRRIPLVKGALKETLRLHPVAVSLQRYIAEDIIIQNYHIPAGTLVQLGLYAMGRDPKVFFRPEQYQPTRWLRTETHYFRSLGFGFGPRQCLGRRIAETEMQIFLIHMLENFRVEKQRHVEVQSTFELILLPDKPIILTLKPLNTGR; translated from the exons ATGGCCAAGTGGAGTGTGTGGCGCAGCCCTGCGATGCTGCCCCTGTGCTGGGTCGAAGTGCTGACAACATCAGGCGtgcgctgcagcagcagtataCCGGTGGTCAGACAGGCGTACTCAGAGAGCGGCAGCATTGTCAGGCCTTTCAGTGAGATTCCTGGACTGTGGAAGAATGGCATGGCCAACTTATACAATTTCTGGAAACTGGATGGCTTCAGAAACCTTCACCGTATCATGCTGCAGAACTTCAACACGTTTGGACCTATTTACAG AGAAAAAATAGGTTATTATGAAAGTGTAAATATCATCAATCCTGAAGATGCTGCTATCCTGTTCAAAGCCGAGGGCCATTATCCCAAAAGGCTTAAAGTGGAAGCCTGGACATCATACAGAGACTACAGGAATCGCAAATATGGAGTTTTACTAAA GAATGGAGAAGACTGGAGATCAAACCGTGTGATTCTCAACAAGGAGGTGATTTCCCCGAAGGTGTTGGAAAATTTCGTGCCTTTGCTGGAAGAAGTGGGCGAGGATTTTGTGGCCAGAGTTCACAAAAAGATAAAGAGGAGCGGTCAGAACAAATGGACCACTGACCTTTCTCAAGAACTCTTTAAATATGCACTGGAGT CGGTGAGCTCAGTGCTGTATGGCGAGCGTTTGGGTTTGATGCTGGACTACATCGACCCTGATGCACAGCATTTCATTGACTGCATCACCCTGATGTTCAAGACTACTTCCCCCATGCTGTACATACCTCCTGGTCTGTTGAGACAGATTGGAGCGAAGGTGTGGCGGGACCACGTGCAGGCCTGGGATGGGATCTTCAACCAAG CGGACCGCTGCATCCATAACATCTACAGGCAGTTACGTCAGGAGACCGGCACCCCAAAGAAATACCCAGGAGTGCTGGCTAGCCTGCTCATGCTGGACAAGCTGTCCATCGAAGACATCAAGGCCAGCATCACCGAGCTAATGGCCGGAGGAGTTGATaca acctCTATAACACTGCTGTGGACGCTGTATGAACTAGCGAGACACCCCAAcctccaggaggagctgagggcgGAGGTGGCAGCAGCTCGGGCTGAAAGCCAGGGAGACATGCTGGAGATGCTGAGGCGGATTCCACTGGTCAAAGGGGCTTTGAAGGAAACAttgag GTTACACCCGGTTGCAGTCAGCTTGCAAAGATACATAGCTGAAGATATCATTATTCAAAACTACCACATCCCAGCTGGG acTCTGGTCCAGTTAGGGCTGTATGCAATGGGCAGAGACCCCAAAGTGTTTTTTCGTCCCGAGCAGTATCAGCCCACCCGCTGGCTGAGGACGGAGACGCACTACTTCAGGAGCCTGGGCTTCGGTTTCGGCCCCCGTCAGTGTTTAGGACGGAGGATAGCTGAGACAGAGATGCAAATCTTCCTTATCCAT atgcTTGAGAACTTCAGAGTGGAGAAACAGCGCCATGTGGAAGTGCAGAGCACCTTTGAGCTCATTCTCTTACCAGACAAGCCTATAATACTGACTTTGAAGCCTCTGAATACTGGTCGGTAA